The sequence taataaataattaaaaacattaacaatatttattttatatattaatattatcaaattaaatcatgataagaataaatatattactattttaaattttattaaataaattatgtataatatttaaatgtaaatatatataaaaaatggaagaaaaatttattatttaattttatctacatGTCAAAGTtgtatatcttattattttataattttaaaattataacaatatTTTACTTATACTCTTTTTATACataacattataaaatattttttttttaaatcacactattgtatatgattttttcgatcaatttttaacaacaaacaTAAGTAGCCCAATGGTTACCTCTCCACTTGTTCACCTTGAAGACCAATATTTGAACCCTATggccacaattttttttagacaTTTCCCTAAAGAATGCATCCCCCATCAGAAGCAAACAGGAGTAAAGAGGCGTTTAAATTACACATGCAATGATGTGCAACTGTAACACATAATAACCCATGAAGTCACCCAGGAAGTGAGCCACTGAAATGGGCCCAATGTTTTGCAGGGAAAAAAAGGGTAGAGAACCGGACTGTAGGTTCACCAATTTAGCAATCCAACAACCGACCAATCTGATTCAATGCATGTTGAATCTCTTCTCTGGCTAAAAAGGCTAACTGAACCGTACAAGGGTCTATGTTGATGGTCAAATTGGAAAGTCTGatccaatttttaaatcattggtTAAAGATATGTTAAGCAGTTGTCATGGCAGTTCAAAATGTATTCAAACTAAAGAATAtcacaaatatattattttgaatatattcatttattttagtttgaaaaaaagtatttttttattttaaatatttttttcaaatccatCATATGATTGTGGAATATCACAAATTTCtgtatattattatgaaatatcataaattttatcataaatatcaatttcattaatcaaataactttaatacatgtattattacttgttttatcatttttagaattgttttcaatatttttatgactttttattaattttcatttcattgatACTTTTGTCCAAATTTCCATCTAAGATTTTCGTAAAATTCAATCATCagtattttcataattttttatattttaatccttgGTTAAGAGTGTGTggcttctttttattcttttccttttccttttcaacTTTGCACATTTTAATGAAATTcctatttgcctatcaaaaaaataaagtgcCAAGCTCATAAATAGCGAGTTCTTAGTTCTAATTCCTAGTAGATGCACACAAATGGGACACTTCAATAAGTCTATTGGAATTGGTGTTATGTCAATGGAATCTCATGATCCATACATAACAATTGGTGTGGTATATGTATATTATAACTTATGAACGGTAAGAAATAGCAATCTTATCGAAATTAGAACTCATAGGGAAGAACATAGATTTAAGGTTGGAATCAAAAGTATTCaatcattggaaaaaaaattaatataatttcattgttgAATCTAGATCAACTAGGacaaaaattaaagcattgGGCCAAACTCTTCTTTAGTGTCATGGTAATAGCTATAAATAGTCAATTGACTCCTAGGAAGGAATAGAAGAATATGACCTATTCTGGAACAACCAATGTGTTATAGAAGCACGATCATTATATGTCAACtgagttattattttattcaggCTCTTAGAAGGAAAAGAgcttaaattaaaatacttaataGCATGGtaatatatttatacaaaaCTCCTATGCCAAGCACACATAATAGAGCCAAAGACGGTTAAGTGAAATTCAATCCACAAATTAATTTGATCTATGGATAGCACCATTTTGGTAAAGGTCATAATGCCAAAGGAATCATTACCAAAAGGAATAGAGGAGAGTTCATAAATGTCTAttccataaaatcaattttcaatgaaataaaaaagacatGGTATAATTGAAACCATAGGACACCATCCTCATCAAAAATGCATATATTTGTCTCGTACACAATGAGAAGTGATATATTTACATCTAGATGGGCTATAATAGTGGATACCATTGTTTCTAGTACTAAACTTGAGTGTGGATTAAACTATTGATTTACGTAATTGGAAGTAACTAATTAGATTTATGACAAAACTTACAAATCAATTACTGATGTAATTTAAGTACCTTTATAGAATAGACCCCAATAGGATAGACCTCAATAGAAAATTGAAGAGTAATGATAGCAAGTGATTAAGTTCAATAGTTTCTCatataaaattcttttctttaaagATATAGCAATATGGAGAAGAAAAGTTTGTTTTAAGAACTGATATAACCAAAAGCACGCTTGTCTCAATAGGAGGAGGTTGGGCTAACATTTCATATGATGATTAGAGGTCAATTAAAAGTTAAGCAATGGTAATTCTCAAGATTCTCATAGGAAAATAGATATCTCTGCTATAAAACTCACAATATGTGGAAATATGGATGTAATCTCATAGAGATATTCAATGTGAATGCTCCATGAAGAACATAGGCCAGATGATGGAACAGGACGGCCTAGCATGTAGAAGATCATAACATGAGTTATTAGCAAATTTGAAGACTATATCCACTCATGTGGTATTTTATAGTAGAATATATAATAGATTCGTCTCTACAGATACCTCTAGTCATCAGTCTTCACTCTTTCGCCCTTTCCACCACAGTTACACTAAAATTCCATCTCAATCCTAGTTATACTAAACCTTCCAATTTTGAATCATCTCACCAAAGTTCTAAATTTTCAACCTTTATCTAGTGTATGAACTAAAACTGCTTTGCAAGCAACTTCACTAGAAACATGCAATGTTCATGTTCAGTAACTAGGGAAACAAAAGCAGGTTAAGAAAAAGCAAACCTTAATTTATATATcttggaaagaaaaagaagcaaaataCCTTCCCCAGCTTTTCTTTTGTCAATTCTTGGAACCTTGGCACAATTCTTCCACCTATGAAGACACCAAAAACAACACCATACAAGTAAATACACAGGTTAGAATCATATTGACTGCTTTGAATAATGTATCAGAACTATAAATCTTAATAGATGCAAACCTGTTGCTATAGCTATCAACTCTAACTCTACACCACCGACCCATCGGACAGCAGGCAAGTTCCTGTGCAACAACAAATGGTTTGCTTCATCATCAAACCCCCATTGACAGATAACCAAGGTAGCACCAACATCCTGCAACTCAAAATACAAGTACAAATTGCAAAGAGATCAATATTCTggttaaaaaaggaaagaaacaaatattTGGAGAATTAATCTTCTGATGCATCCACGTGGTATCATAAcaggggaagaaaaaaaaaggccctAAATAAAGCATTATAGTTCAACATTAATGAAACCCAGTAAATTAGCTAATACTTTAGCTTAATGACAATGGGAGGTTAATTCAAGATtcagaaggaaaaagaaaagccaaactgaatgacaataatatatatatatatgtgtgtgtgtgtgtgtgcacgcACGCAATTAGAAAGGAAGATGAATGAATCTGTAAAACTTTTACTGCAATCACACCTTGCATTTTTGAACCATGTCATCAAAGTACTTCTGCTCTTGTTGACGTAAAGTCTGGAATTTTTCAACAGTATCAATGTCAACCTTATGCTTAGTTTTTGGCTTAGGTGGCTCAAAGGGACAAGTTAATATAGCTATCTTTGCATCTTCAATTTGCTTTGGCATTTGTGGATGGCTCATATCCTTGTCTACAAGGATTCCATAGATTAGCTCTGTATCTTCCAACTTTCCCCCCACTTTTCCCTCTACTTTAATTAAATCTAAGTTAACATCCTTTCTCTCTAAATCAGCAACTGACATCACAGCCTTGACAGCAATCTCAGCCAAACTGCGCTTGCATCGATTCACACTGCAACATAAAGAAGAAAGCTGTTACACTCGCATTATACAAATATACAAAAGATACAGTTGTCCGGGAAGTTTCACTAATATCATTGTTCGATAGATGTGTTTGAGCGGAGaacatttttaacaaataaattgaagAGTTCAATACTTGTTACTCATTCTGCTCCCATAAGCCAAATTTTACACTTCACTTTCTGACCATTAAACATACATCTTCCcacaaatgaaaaagaaaagtgcTACCTTTTCAGGGATCAAATATCTAAAAACCCAAAAGAAATGGACTATCTACAGAGCTCTTTTGGATGCTTCAGCCATATTTAATACAGCTGATTCAAGGTTTTGAATTCAGAACATCCTCAGCACAGCCAAAATATCTTTGGAGAGAGTGTTTCCCTATACAGTAGCATtacatcaatataaaaatgCAAAAGCAATTCTCTTTCCATGTCACATGGCCATCACCACAATACAATCACTTTTTTAATCTTGAACTCTCAAATCATCCATTAGGCtttagtaaatttaaaaaagaataaaaataaggagaaaaaaacactctattttagaaaatatggttACCATGATGCCCAACTAGAGCTAAGAATTCTCTAAAACTCCTAAGCATCTCTAACAAACCTCAGCCACTAGTTTCATGATAGAAGTCATAATGTCTTTGATAATCAAGAGCTTTAGCAGCAATGTGACATGAACATGAATATATGGTGAACACTAACAAATTAACAACgcatatgttaatttttattttgcttttaccCTAAACCAATGTGTTATCAACTAAACCACCATTAGCTAAAAAGAGAAACATAAGACAGCTAGTGGAAATAGTACTTCTGCTCATGTTATGCAGCCTAGACTCAACCAGAATCCATAGACACTGGGCcataagaatatttaaaatattaactaatcgattattttatctttagtCTAATTTTCAACAGTGACAACAAGAACCACCATAAAGTAAAGATGAAATAAAGGCATAATTATAACCAGATTAATGTTTAGAGTCACAGATGATTGAGACATAGAAAACAAGTAAGCCACCATCCTAGGAAAGTTTTTGTCTACCAATGTTGGTGACTCAAAACTACTGATCTGATTCTAGTGCCTATTCCAATCATGGTACTACGAGCGTTAAGGGGGAACCTCATtatagaaaaagataaaagaagaatTTCAGATTGATATTCTAAAGAGCTCTAGTCCTGTAAACTATAGGACATAGCAGAAATAATTggattaaaattgaaataattctATCCTTTAATTCTTCATGAATTAAACCAATCCACTACAAGTCTGCTCAAGCTTGAAGGGGTTGAACCCATCCCATCATCACTCTTTGGAAAGTTACAATGTTGAGTTTCCagattgtaaataaaataaatgaaagcatgaaagttttccaattttacaaaatattataatgtcAATAGCCATTGCAGATGAGAATGATGATGGACCAGATAGATTGGGAATGGGGTAGAGTGGTGAACTTACATCTTTGATGATAGAGTAGTCATGCAGGTTTGAACCAAAGGTTCCATATTTGTTATGCCAAAATCAAACTTTTGAGCAATATGCTCCAAATGTTCAACAGCAATCCTAGAAGCCATTTCATAGCCCTCTGCAATCCGAATAGGATGAATACCTCGTTCAAGTAGCCGTTCAGCCTGCTCTAGAAGTGCACCAGCCATAACAACAACTCCAGTTGTACCATCACCAATTTCATAATCCTGGCTCCGAGATAACTCAACCACCAGTTTTGCAATTTGATTGTCAACATCCATCTGCTCCAATATTGTCGCACCATCATTGGCTGAcaccacaaaaataaaatatgaacaaaactCATAGCTTGAGGATCAAACACAGGCAGTCCATGGAAAAATTGTATTAGATAATCTGAGCAGGCGTGCGCAAGAGCAGAACaattatgcacaagaatgaaaaATCGGTTCAGCAGCATGTGATGACTAATGACAAGGAAAAACACAAAAGGGTAGGAGTGATAGTCGCAATGAACCAAACTAGAAGTACAAGTCAAAATCTGAGACATGTTTGGAATATGGCATTTGATGGGAAAGAAACAATGCCATAGGAATTGGAGGAAAGGAATGaactttgaattttgaatttgatgggAAATGAATtacctaaaaaatttaaaatccagTGTTTAAAACCAACAGAAAGGAAATGGGAAGGCATTTGAGAAATTCATtttggttatatttggttcccggaaaatactaaggaaagaaaaaaaatgcaaaggaaaatgatttttttatgtttggttgtcctatgaaaaatatcaaagaaaatcaaatataattaaaactaattaaaaacttatgtatttttaaattatttaatctttatattgatgaggtaaaataaataaaatgagtttgaagtaacaaaaaaaataatttatcaacttttaatctatttttttattttccttcactttttctttccctctacttttcctttgtattttcttttccttgcattttccttcaaattttatgggaaccaaacatagccttcaagcaccataaaaaaataaataaataaataaataaaaggaaatatattTCCAATGTTACTCTCgtttttttataacattgtGATTACAAAATGTCATACCTACTTCCTAATGCCAAACACAAGGAAGAATTAGTCCAAGACTTGAAATTCTCATCTCCACGctttttagaataagttttgAAGTGGAAAGCGGAAAAAGGTTTGGAGGGCAGCTCCTTTGTGCCTCTTTTGGACTAtttagaaagagagaaatagaagatctCTTGAGAATGTGGAACTCTCAATCCAAAGGCTGAAATACTTGTTTTTGTGTAACTTGTTAACTTGGACCAAACTGCTTATAGGTGAAAGATTGATGTCCTATTAGATTTCATTGATGGGTTGGGTCGGTTTGAGGGAGGGAGTATCTTTTTATCTTCTCCTCCTTTTTTTTGGCGCTTTTTGGCCGGCGCTGTGTACATTGTACTTTGGTTTGCCTTTTTGGCGTTTTTAATACAAATCTCATTTActgatcaaagaaaataataataataataataataagttttcaGGTAGAAATAGAAACAAGTAAGGAATTGATCAGGCTTCATGGTGCTCGAATCTCTCAGAACACTTGAAAACAACTGGGAAAACGGAAATGTGTATAACAACAGCAGTACTCCAATCTCATGTGCAAGTAGTATTAACTACAGATCCAGAAGTaagtgagaaaaagaaaagaaaacgaaaaagAGAGAAACGTAGGGAAAACATACTGATGGTGACATCGCCGTCAGGACTCTGAAGCATCTTGTCCATGCCCTTGGGGCCAAGAGAGGTGCGGAGGATGCGAGCCACCGCTTTTCCAGCGGAAATGTTAGCTTTCTGCGCATCCAAACCTCTCAATCTGCTCTTCTGTTCTTGCTCCTTTAGTATTATGAATGGTCTCCCGAACTCGTCGAACGCTAACGCCATtttcctcttcctcctccttcCAGACTCAGAGTCGCCCTAAACCACCTCTCTCACtccacttttatttataaaagctTTGGAGGGTTCCGGAATTTGGATTGGGCTGGCTGGGTTGGCTGTTCAGGTCGCTTCTTATTGGGCTTCACATAattcatctttttaaaaatatatatatttttaaaaaaatagattgatttttagaataattaaattttgagatatttttattattttttatgtagaattttttaaacaataattaaaaaggtTGAGAATCCTTTGAAGGCTTTTACATTACATATgaacccaaagaaaaaaaattaattactattaaataataagattatgTTTAATTCTCGGAagctattataaaaataaaaataaaacactaaaaaaattatttttttcatatttaattgttgtatgaaaaatattaaaattaattaaaattttatacatttttaaattatttaatcttggtaacaaaaaactaaattaaataaaataaattttaagtcatatataaaaataatttattaattttaaatatatttttttattttcctgtcactttctatttttctcttcctcatgttttcctcaaattttctccatccaaacacaacctaaaagagaatattgttttaaatataaaaagcaaacttttaaattatatttggttccgtttaaaaaaatgtgaaaaataaaaaataaaaaaaataaattaataaattatttttatatattatttcaaacttttttttttacaaatttaactCTTCTGTatctaaattaaatcatttaaaaatatataattttaattatattttaaaaataaacatgaaaaaatcattttttttaatttctttcccttaaaaaagaaagcaaacataaccttaaagatgaaaaaaattatagagctccattaaaattatcaaattaaactAATCTATTAATACCCATTTTTTAAATCGTGATATCGATCTTGAAACTTTGACCATAATAAGACgattatttcaaattaatgttgAGTTTTATAGGCAGCTAGGGTTCATTGAAAGAAGGAAGCAATACCGTCTGATCATTGTGCTGAACAACATAAATTACTTTAAGATTCAAAGCGTTGTTAATCTACCAGGCAGGCACTGCCATGGAGCATATGTAGTGCAGATAAAACGATAAACACAAGTAACATGGTTTGCTGTTAGGCAGTGGTACATCGACCTAGATAGTCTGCTCTTCCACAAGATGTACTTAAATGCAGGCAGCTCGATCCTCCCCAATGAAGGATTGGCATTCAATACTAAAATACAAGATGAGTGGCTTGCCATGATCGAATCACGGGCCTAACAACAGCAACCTCAAATCAAGATTCAAGACCATGTAAAAGCTCATATGGGAAGTGATGCTGCATGACCCAATCCTGTGCAATGACAACTTCTCTCAAGGACAGCAGCACTACCCAAGAAGGGTGGAAAATGGGAAAAGGAAACTACATTGAGAAACATAAACATTTAAGAACACACAGGGTGAGGAAATGAAACCTCCACTAACCACAACATAATTGAGATGAATACAAAGAAACATGAGCAACCAAAACCTACTGGCTCCAGAGGATGCAACAGGAAGCTTTATATAACTTCATAACTCCTATACTGTAGCTTAAAAGGCGCATGGCCCACCTAAGACACAAAAGTCTCCTACAGCTTAGGCCCGAGGCGCAACACAACATGCTCACTTAAGTGAAGTGAAATGCAAACTAtgatgcatatcaattttataaaatatgattcaaaacaTAATCCAGTCAATAAAAATGTTCAAATtctaaacatttaaaagaaggatttaacaaaaaaagtattgaaattataaaaatttcaatatacaattagaaaatttcaagaatataaGTATTTAAAAAGAACGAGTAAAGTAGACCAGGCACACCTCTTCAACAAGGTGCATGTCTTCGCAAGCTAGCCACacaaactatgaccatagtacaTAGTTTACATGTAAAAATAGGGAATAGATCTGAAAGATCCTGAAGCTTGTAAGAATAGCAATAGTTTCAATAAGAACTGGCTTTTTTGGATCTTATGATCAATACAAATGAAATGCATGATCATTTCAACATCTTTACCTCCCTGACTTGGGTTTATTCCTGAACTTGCTCTTGTCCTCATGGAGGCACTAACTTGAAACAAATCACTTTTCCTTATTGCTGCAACCATTGGCTTTTGTACCTGAGCAAACCATTTCAGGAAATTTTCTCTTATGCTTATGAGAAAGATAGTTTTTGAATGCCCAACATTCTAGACCATAAAAGTATTGCTGgcctcatttttttctcaaagaatCAACTCCTCATGTACTTTTCATCTATCTGGCTCCAATCTATAAACCGTATCCTATTCAATCTTCCCCTCCATATGGATGAccaatccaaatttaaaaaccCAGTCACTTTTGGGTACATCCCGTTTCTGTTCTAGATTTGCTAAAGTCACATTCCATGCATTTTTAATCCTGCTTATTCTAAACCTAGAGATTCTAATCTTTCAACCCAATTAAAAGTACACGTCAAACTAGACCatgtacaaatttaaatcattacCTTCTCTCTTCAGATGCATCAGTGtcattatacatatatataccaACCTATTACAACAATACTGCTCAGAATACATGCAGTATTCAAACTAGCCAGAAGTATGTTCAATGTAATTTAAGCCAATTCAACCGCCATCAACCATAAGATTCAAAAGTGTTTCACTCAAAATTACACCATCAACTCCCAATAATTCAAGATTTAGATGCATTGGAATCTCTAACTATGCAGTaagaaaagttttaaaataatagcaGCAGTTGACAGCCTGTTGTTCGTTTGGAGAACAATCCTTAAAAAGACATTTGCAACCTACAACCACTTTCTAGCACAATCAGCATGCCCCACACAACTACCTAGCAATCTAAACTAGTTACCTCACTAGAAAAGACAGATATTTGATAGGATGGAATAACATTTAGTCACTTTCA is a genomic window of Vitis riparia cultivar Riparia Gloire de Montpellier isolate 1030 chromosome 1, EGFV_Vit.rip_1.0, whole genome shotgun sequence containing:
- the LOC117917820 gene encoding T-complex protein 1 subunit epsilon — protein: MALAFDEFGRPFIILKEQEQKSRLRGLDAQKANISAGKAVARILRTSLGPKGMDKMLQSPDGDVTITNDGATILEQMDVDNQIAKLVVELSRSQDYEIGDGTTGVVVMAGALLEQAERLLERGIHPIRIAEGYEMASRIAVEHLEHIAQKFDFGITNMEPLVQTCMTTLSSKIVNRCKRSLAEIAVKAVMSVADLERKDVNLDLIKVEGKVGGKLEDTELIYGILVDKDMSHPQMPKQIEDAKIAILTCPFEPPKPKTKHKVDIDTVEKFQTLRQQEQKYFDDMVQKCKDVGATLVICQWGFDDEANHLLLHRNLPAVRWVGGVELELIAIATGGRIVPRFQELTKEKLGKAGLVREKSFGTTKDRMLYIERCANSRAVTIFIRGGNKMMIEETKRSIHDALCVARNLIRSNSIVYGGGSAEIACSIAVEAAADRYPGVEQYAIRAFGDALDSIPMALAENSGLQPIETLSAVKSQQIKEDNPHCGIDCNDVGTNDMREQNVFETLIGKQQQILLATQVVKMILKIDDVISPSEY